The proteins below come from a single Blattabacterium cuenoti genomic window:
- a CDS encoding 5'-3' exonuclease, which yields MKKKLFLIDAFSIIYQSYYAYNKNPLLTSFGLNTSPIIKFMYLLMDLLMEENSNYMAVIFDSNQENFRKKKYEKYKANRKKTPIAIQIAIPYILKILKAFKILFIYSNHGYEADDIIGTISHKAENKGYIVYIISLDKDFLQLVTNNIKVYFPPFKGNPKKILEINDVKNKFGIDHPKQVIDLWSMMGDYSDNIPGLPGIGEKNAKKFLKKFGSIEELFNSINQLDKKIGEKIRSYKKMGLLFKQLITIHTNIPYFNFNEKDFYIKKPTLYSIQKIFEELEFRRLLKKVYQYYKKNNNYYL from the coding sequence ATGAAAAAAAAATTATTTTTAATAGATGCATTTTCTATTATTTATCAAAGTTATTATGCCTATAATAAAAATCCACTTTTGACATCTTTTGGACTGAATACTTCACCTATTATAAAATTTATGTATTTATTGATGGATTTATTAATGGAAGAAAATTCCAATTATATGGCAGTTATTTTTGATAGTAATCAAGAAAATTTTCGAAAAAAAAAATATGAAAAATATAAAGCAAATAGAAAAAAAACTCCAATAGCTATTCAAATAGCTATTCCTTATATTCTAAAAATTTTAAAAGCTTTTAAAATTTTATTTATTTATTCCAATCATGGATATGAAGCGGATGATATTATCGGAACTATTTCTCATAAAGCTGAAAATAAAGGATATATTGTTTATATTATTTCTTTAGATAAGGATTTCTTGCAATTAGTAACAAATAATATTAAAGTTTATTTTCCACCTTTTAAAGGAAATCCAAAAAAAATATTAGAAATAAACGATGTTAAAAATAAATTTGGAATTGATCATCCAAAACAGGTTATAGATTTATGGAGTATGATGGGAGATTATTCTGATAATATTCCTGGATTACCTGGAATAGGAGAAAAAAATGCAAAAAAATTTTTAAAAAAATTTGGAAGTATTGAAGAATTATTTAATTCCATTAACCAATTAGATAAAAAAATTGGAGAAAAAATTCGATCATATAAAAAAATGGGGTTATTATTTAAACAATTAATTACTATTCATACTAATATTCCATATTTTAACTTCAATGAAAAGGATTTTTATATAAAAAAACCAACATTATATTCTATACAAAAAATATTTGAAGAACTAGAATTCCGTAGATTATTAAAAAAAGTATATCAGTACTATAAAAAAAACAATAACTATTATTTATAG